The proteins below are encoded in one region of Desulfobacterales bacterium:
- a CDS encoding SelB C-terminal domain-containing protein, producing METSISSAVLRSVLETLYSQGRLLFSNGHYQMPDQAMQLSADQQKLQRLLMDFAITAGHFCKIHQNKFGKKTVEKLLWHLKSKNQLILLDDRRFITPWAIANIKDRLQRFIHQNGCFSMQDCQTVFGYGRSQAVVVLEYLDEIGFTVRQENIRILRE from the coding sequence ATGGAAACCAGTATATCATCGGCCGTGCTTCGATCCGTACTGGAAACGCTCTACAGCCAGGGCCGGCTCTTGTTTTCAAACGGGCATTACCAAATGCCGGACCAGGCCATGCAATTATCCGCCGATCAACAAAAGCTGCAAAGGCTATTGATGGACTTTGCCATCACCGCCGGCCACTTCTGCAAAATCCACCAAAACAAATTCGGCAAAAAAACAGTGGAAAAATTGCTGTGGCACCTGAAATCGAAAAATCAGTTGATCCTTTTAGATGACAGACGATTTATCACGCCCTGGGCCATTGCGAATATAAAGGATCGCCTGCAGCGCTTTATCCACCAAAACGGCTGTTTTTCCATGCAGGATTGCCAAACCGTTTTTGGCTATGGCCGGTCTCAGGCCGTCGTGGTTCTGGAATACCTGGACGAAATCGGTTTTACCGTCAGACAGGAAAATATCCGTATTCTTCGTGAATGA
- a CDS encoding putative toxin-antitoxin system toxin component, PIN family, with the protein MIKVVVDTNVFVSSFFGGNPRKIIDLWRDGTIHLCLCREIIGEYIEVLQRMGLQDEKELEELLDLFAKGFHVVFTAQPPTLQVIDKDPDDNKFIECAVALKAAAVISGDKAVLDVKNYMGIKFLTPKKFLDLFIKK; encoded by the coding sequence ATGATCAAGGTCGTAGTGGATACCAATGTATTTGTTTCTTCTTTTTTTGGCGGAAATCCCCGAAAAATTATTGATTTATGGAGAGACGGAACGATTCATCTGTGTCTTTGCAGAGAAATTATAGGCGAATATATTGAAGTGCTCCAGCGCATGGGACTCCAAGATGAAAAGGAACTTGAGGAACTGCTGGATCTATTTGCCAAGGGTTTCCATGTCGTCTTTACAGCACAACCACCCACGCTTCAAGTGATTGATAAAGATCCGGATGATAATAAGTTTATCGAATGCGCCGTGGCATTAAAAGCCGCCGCCGTCATTTCCGGAGACAAGGCCGTTCTTGATGTAAAAAATTACATGGGAATTAAATTTCTTACACCAAAAAAGTTTCTGGATTTATTTATCAAAAAATAA
- a CDS encoding ribbon-helix-helix protein, CopG family encodes MSTQMIVRIDPELKAKLNSFARTDGKNVSQVVRELVEAYVKDRDIGAYVDDLWNRVGNKLKAKGSGPDDIQRIIDDVRAGK; translated from the coding sequence GTGAGTACGCAAATGATTGTTCGAATCGATCCTGAACTAAAGGCAAAACTTAACAGTTTCGCGCGTACTGACGGAAAAAACGTCAGCCAGGTAGTCCGTGAACTTGTGGAAGCCTATGTGAAAGACCGTGATATCGGCGCCTATGTGGATGATCTGTGGAATCGGGTCGGCAATAAACTTAAAGCAAAAGGTTCCGGCCCTGACGACATCCAGCGGATCATTGATGATGTGAGAGCCGGCAAATGA
- a CDS encoding ABC transporter ATP-binding protein — MGADHLVIDLENIRFTYPDGRSVLKELSFKLAEGARAGLIGPNGSGKTTLLHMLMGLIPQTEGTIRLFGREMQSETDFRESRKKIGLVFQNADDQLFSPTVLEDVAFGPLNLGAGPSEAKEIAIKTLNDLNLTGFEDRISYRLSGGEKKLVALATVLAMDPAVLVMDEPTTGLDEETNDRIVNILNTLDKTLLIVSHEYDFLARTTRNFFSMRQGQVFDAGDSSKLHTHIHAHIEGGLPHKHRNLIK; from the coding sequence ATGGGTGCTGATCATTTAGTCATCGATTTGGAAAATATCCGTTTCACCTATCCGGACGGCCGATCCGTGCTTAAAGAGTTGTCTTTTAAACTGGCCGAGGGCGCCCGGGCCGGGCTTATCGGCCCAAACGGAAGCGGCAAAACCACCCTTCTGCATATGCTTATGGGGCTCATACCGCAAACTGAGGGTACTATCCGCCTTTTCGGGCGGGAAATGCAGTCGGAGACGGATTTTCGCGAATCCCGAAAAAAAATCGGCCTCGTTTTCCAGAACGCCGATGACCAGCTGTTTTCCCCCACGGTTTTGGAAGACGTGGCGTTCGGTCCTTTAAACCTGGGGGCCGGCCCTTCAGAAGCCAAAGAGATAGCGATAAAGACCCTCAATGATCTCAATCTAACCGGTTTTGAGGACCGGATCTCCTACCGGCTCTCCGGCGGTGAAAAAAAACTGGTGGCCCTGGCCACCGTTCTTGCCATGGACCCGGCGGTGCTTGTCATGGACGAGCCGACCACCGGCCTGGATGAAGAAACCAACGACCGGATTGTCAACATCTTAAATACGCTCGACAAGACCCTGCTCATTGTCTCCCACGAATATGACTTCCTCGCCCGCACAACCCGTAATTTTTTTAGCATGCGGCAAGGCCAGGTCTTTGATGCAGGAGATTCCAGCAAACTTCACACACATATCCATGCACATATAGAAGGCGGCTTGCCCCATAAGCACCGAAACCTAATTAAATGA
- the cbiQ gene encoding cobalt ECF transporter T component CbiQ: MISETFAFGDSPVHRLDPRLRVVFAVLFSVLTAISNRFPAVFFALFLAVCLVGLSRIPVKKVLVRLALVNGLVLFIWLVLPWTYEGTPALEIGPLVGSLEGIRLCALITIKSNAIILALISLISTMPVATLGYALHHLRLPDKLVYLLLMTYRYIFVIETEYQQLARAARVRCFTPGTNLHTYKTYAYLVGMLFVRASARAQRVHQAMVCRGFAGRFYCLHEFAFKKSDWRWGVGMAVGLIALGGLEWVLII, from the coding sequence ATGATCAGCGAGACCTTTGCATTCGGCGACAGCCCGGTCCATCGCCTGGATCCCCGGCTTCGAGTTGTTTTCGCGGTGCTGTTCAGCGTGTTGACCGCGATATCCAACCGCTTTCCCGCGGTATTTTTTGCCCTGTTTCTGGCGGTCTGCCTGGTGGGCTTATCCCGGATTCCGGTAAAAAAGGTTCTGGTCCGGCTGGCCCTGGTAAACGGCCTGGTATTGTTTATATGGCTGGTTCTGCCCTGGACGTATGAAGGCACGCCGGCCTTGGAAATCGGGCCATTGGTCGGATCGTTAGAGGGGATACGGCTGTGCGCCCTTATCACAATAAAATCCAATGCCATCATTTTAGCCCTGATTTCCCTCATATCCACCATGCCTGTTGCCACGCTGGGCTATGCGCTGCATCATCTGCGCCTGCCGGACAAGCTCGTGTATCTCCTTTTGATGACATACCGCTATATTTTCGTCATTGAAACCGAATACCAGCAGCTGGCCCGGGCGGCCCGCGTGCGCTGCTTTACGCCCGGCACCAACCTGCACACCTACAAAACCTATGCCTATCTGGTGGGGATGCTGTTTGTCCGCGCTTCAGCGCGCGCCCAGCGGGTGCACCAGGCCATGGTCTGCCGGGGATTTGCCGGCAGGTTCTATTGTCTGCATGAATTTGCCTTTAAAAAATCAGACTGGCGCTGGGGCGTGGGCATGGCGGTCGGTTTAATCGCACTGGGAGGACTCGAATGGGTGCTGATCATTTAG
- the cbiM gene encoding cobalt transporter CbiM: protein MHISEGVLSAPVLASGAAFAAAGIAVGLKKLDNDRIPQAGILAAAFFVASLVHVPIGPSSVHLVLNGIVGLLLGWAAFPVIAVALVLQAVLFQFGGITTLGVNTLIMAGPAVACYYLCGPFVKKGNTIALAGAFACGALAILLSALCVAGALVLTGEAFIEISVALVGAHIVVMLIEGIVTMFCVAFLKKVQPEMLPMAQTRGKIPQGKP from the coding sequence ATGCATATATCCGAAGGGGTTTTATCCGCCCCGGTGCTGGCTTCGGGCGCGGCCTTTGCCGCCGCGGGCATTGCGGTGGGACTAAAAAAACTTGATAATGACCGCATTCCGCAGGCCGGTATCCTGGCGGCGGCATTTTTCGTGGCCTCGCTGGTGCATGTGCCCATCGGCCCATCCAGCGTGCACCTGGTGTTAAACGGCATCGTGGGGCTGCTGCTGGGCTGGGCCGCCTTTCCGGTCATTGCCGTGGCCCTGGTGCTGCAAGCCGTCTTGTTCCAATTCGGCGGCATCACGACCCTGGGGGTCAATACCCTGATCATGGCCGGTCCGGCAGTGGCCTGCTACTATCTCTGCGGGCCGTTTGTCAAAAAGGGAAATACCATCGCCCTGGCCGGGGCGTTTGCCTGCGGCGCCCTGGCCATCCTCTTGTCAGCGCTGTGTGTGGCCGGCGCGCTGGTGCTGACGGGCGAAGCTTTTATTGAAATCTCAGTCGCGCTGGTAGGCGCCCATATTGTGGTTATGTTGATTGAAGGCATTGTCACCATGTTCTGCGTGGCGTTTTTAAAAAAGGTACAGCCGGAGATGCTGCCAATGGCCCAAACCCGGGGAAAAATCCCGCAAGGAAAACCTTAA